The sequence AGATACTGATCTTTGTTTATAAGTTTTCAATTCTCTGGAAGTACAATTTgtagcttttaattaaaaaaatagagaatgtTAAAGCTTATATGATGCAATTTATATGTGGATATAAATTGTCAAATGATTTCACAACCAttgttgttattttcagttttgtttatgCCCATACTGTTTGACAATgaaaattatctataattatactattttgaAAAGACAAACAgaaggaaatttaataaatacaaattatttaataacttacttcAAAACATCACTAAAGATAATTGTAAAAGCAATTGGAAGTGTTTTGAAGCCACatgttaaactttttatacttatttaaaatgttgtgtTGATTAAGCTtgtcattttaaaagtttatagatttattatattatgattattacacttcaaaaatgaacaaacgtattaaaaattaaagacaatgGAGGTTGATGACCACAtgcatacaaataaattatactgagTACATAGACATATGAAGTAACTTATTCATAGACAACGTTAGTTACTTGACACATATACTGTGTATCTGCCAAATTGAATATATAATTCTACATTATGATACAGTGTTGTCATATTATATGgtgtatataaaacatttttacaaatatggTGTTCAAATGTTATCCTCAAGGTTGTTTTGACTGTCATCAGTATACCATTAGTAGTTAGTGAAGCCTAGATATCATTGAGTTGGAGTACtagaattatgtaaaacaaaagcCAACTTTTAGCAGCAgaaatatctattaattattaaaaaaatttttcctgaaaaaaaatcgttttcctctacatatatatatgtatagaagaATTCTCTGTCATATGCAGAAATGATCTGATTAATTGAATTCATGCCTATAGGCAGATATCCATTACAAAAACTATCATTAGATGTTCTGGAATCTATTCCACTTATATTTGGACAAAAATAGGTCAGTAAGAAACTACCTATTACATCCTCATTCCATGATAGaatgaaactttttattgttattttcatgaGTGTACCAACTTCTTTACATTAGAAAACTCATAAACCTTGGACATTCATCAAAGtattagataaaatgaaaacgagacccagccaaaccgagttacttttttacattaaatattattcatttatttaattctactgctcatctGTGATGTCACAATATAGCTGTAGTTTACGGCATTTTTTGAGATAGAGGGGCTGTATtgtgcaaaagttttttttgcaattattgttattttttaattgttaacaaatgtgcctaagaaaaatatgacctgaATTAGACAAAATCTTGGAATACTGACGgtggtgaccttactctacagtctcacccccttgaccttttaatttgaaaatttattgacatCATTGCcccatatagaagtaatctgactaagtttggtcaaaatcattccagtagttctggaggtagaAGGTGATTTAGAGGTTGGGATATTAAATATTTCCAGATGTAAGAAAATTTACCTTGGTGTGACAATCGAAAAGTCACTACAGTTCAGCGAACACGTTTTGGAGTTGCTGTTAAAGGGCTGAAAGGACTCAAGCGTTAAGTCGTCTGATGACTTCACAGATTGCACTGCTGGTGTCTAAACGTCAAGCCATTATGTAGGCGGTTTTTTCCATTATGTTACATGCTGCACCTGTTTGGAAGGATGCAGTTGGTATACAGAGAAATCTAATCAGAGTAGAGAGAATTCATTGAAGAGCCTTGTTAAGTGTGGTTGCAGCATATCGGACGACTTCTTAAGATGTGGTATGTGTACTGGGCGTTATCTAGTTTTTCTATTAAGAATTTgccaaacatttctttttttcacttcttAAACCTCTTCATTTCTAACTGCCAATTAATGTAATTTCCAATATTCTTCTGAAACATTAACATTTcattaacttctattttttaatttactggctTTTTTATAATCAGTGTTTCATTGCCTCTTAGCAGTTACTCCAtccaaatttacttaaaaaaattcattctaattcttaaatatatcttatattatttatcttttcctCCTAAAGGTTCtttgtaatttatacataaaaaatacaaaatctagcAGGCATTACTTGTCATACTTTAGAAATCTTAAACTCACAGATGGGCAGTAATTGTAGGAGTGTCTGAAGTAACGTTGGCAATTGCTTCATAATAAGTAACAGTATAGTGGAGAGAATAGTGTACTATGACAGGATGTTAAAGATCATCTCAACCTGTACATCAATCTAAACTTTGATTAGTATGAATGTCACAAATTTCCTTCTGTCAGCCTCAGTATGGTTTTTTCCATCAAAGTTAGGATTACTCCTTGTACTTCACACTTGGAGGGATCATGAATTGCAGTATTcattataaatggataaatatgAACAACAACAAAACGATTAAACTATTATTGCTAACAGCTAACTACTGATTGAAATAATTGAGCTATGCAATCACCATCTGTTTACATTGAGTACATAGGCAGCAGTTCAAAACgaaccttactttaaaaacacaccaTACATGTACAATAAAGCATTGTATACAAATGACTAATTATAGAGTATTGAACCCTATTATGGCtatttatttcacaatataatttactttcatttatttatattgttacagtaatttgttaaaatattttgtttctaccTATTAGAATAAGAGaatatatgttatgtttttaaatattttttgtttcattatctaTTCATgaagttttgtaagcagcattaaacatattttagtcATATGTCATTTAACCTGGTTTAATGCTACTCTCCTCTTGTTCTAATCAGAACATATAAACTACATAAGACAatttcagttatttgttttacatagacTCTTTACAGTCTTCTTTTTATTCTGTGTATGAGGgctcattttgtaaataaataaacctaattttattttaaaaatgatttggtCATTAACATGTTAATATTCAGGCTTATGTCAGTTCCCTGACTGATTtacctcagattttttttttttactgttaataagcTTTCCTGGACTCTCTTTATACTATAGATCATACATCTCACAGCAGCTTTCTTTAATTTCTatggttgttttaaaaaaagatagcCTTTCAAGgttgattttagtttaaaaaaggtCTGCAGGAGTAAACTTTGACAAGGAATAACATTTGTAGTGTATTTTGCTAAAcactcattaataaaaaactgtatatgaGTATCAGTAGGTAAAGGACCACCTATCAATTATTGTTTCATATCtccagctgtttttttttttgctcattgcCTATTCCAAACTCTATAACTGTTAAATGAAACTTGTTGTCTGTTGAATTGATATGCAAAAGGAATATTAAGGTAACGTAAGCTTTAAGCTTGGTTTAGAAGTGACCTTTTTGCGCTGGTTTTGGTTGAGATGATGATTTTCCCACCTCTACAATCAAATGACTGTCCTCTAATTCTTATATCATAACTGCATACTCATGTCTCatcaacttttataatattttataaaagtttctgtTGTCATTTCACGAATTAAAAAGTTCCCAACAGgcaatattgtgtttttattccTTGCTTAGCAGCTGtggcataaattattattatattattttgccataatataatccattttcagtttttttggcTAATATCATATCACTTCTGAAATTTTGTAGATAGTTGACCAGCAATTTTTCCTGATATATTTTCAATCACTGTTTGCAATTTAGATTCATGGTTCATTATATACGATAcgcatatatttatgttaatatttctcTAGCCTTCCCGCCAGTTCTGTAACTCAACTCCACCTTGTGTGTCAATTGAGTTTCTAAACTCTGtcaagtaatgatgtttattagaCTTAATACATtcaaacatttcttaaatttgttaagaaaaattgggaatttttataaaatttaccgtatctttttcttttttgtcacattgttatttatttattttcaaaataaacttctCAGCTAAATAAACTACTgacatcattatatatataatttctatttctaattcatttttatttttagttaaaagaacaatataatcaataaatcttAACACCTAACTTAACACTTCCCTTAAATTGCTACTCTActgtcaaatttttttcagacCTTTTATTGTTCTTTCAGTAATATAAGCTTAAAAATACTGAGATTAGATACACTCTTATCTCATTGAATGAGAGGCAATATGTTTCAATATGGAAAGCCATATTGACTTTccatctgtatgtatgtacaaaagaattgaaaaataaaaaaaatcatttggattttaaaataataatttatacattccaTATATGAATAACTgtcaaattcagttaaaaaaatcattaacaaaagttaattttactgaGTAAAAGGTAAGGAGGAGACCAGGATAACTTCCCTTTTTTTGAGGGATCCACCTCCTCTCTTCTTGAGACCTGTCAAGCATTTCCAAGCAAGAAGTATTGAAACATTTCTGCCTGATAATGGGAATGAgcatgataaatgaaaaatatgaaaaatgttcacTATAATTCTATCAACTTTTGTATCTGCAGCATAATAACTTTATGTTGATAGATAATGAATTATTGTTTGAGATATAAAGGCACTCTGATAATATTTCTGATGCtctatatttatagtttaaaaatgttatttaaatatcactaacctttggtaattaattttataaatttattaccaaagGTAACAAGTGATATTTAATTGtgtatgttcatttttaaaacagttatcatTATTcagaagtttaattaattttcgaaAAACTACTTCAGAGTCAAACAGTGTGGTCAAATGCTACATTCAATGCATACTTGATGGATAGTCAACCCCAGTTTGAAAAAGAATATGAGCATTTACATATGACAAGAGATTTAACAAACCTAGAAGATGATATGAAAGAGTATTGGGGGTTTTACTTATTAAAAGGATCTGTTATCACTGTATCTACATGTGCGAGGTAAGcataactgtaaatattttttaatcaaacaaaaaaattataaactcctgattaattgatgatttttgttaataaatgtatattaactaTCCTGGTtaggcattgcatttttcatgTGCAGGGATTGGaactttagaaaaagaaatatgggaaaagaagaaaaaataaaattaattgttgttaataattaataatatggcATCacactctttattattttttttaccctgCACTCTTCTTTATTGTCTGCTGAACATATCTGATATTTCTATTAATGGCATAACTACACTGTTATGCCAATCAATGTGTAACACAATCAGTGTTATTGTGCCAATCAATGTTATTAAAACAGCGTAATCTATCATGAAACACTAGTCATACAAAAAAATGGCcacgtttaaaaaagtaaacaccTGTATGTCAGCCAAACTAGGAAATTTGAGGAGTGAACTGGATTCACTGAACTATAGGCATCTTGATTACAAGAAGCCAGCACGCTGAAGTTGTTGGCttcagttagaaaaaaaaactcagattaaaagtttgttatattcagTGCTACAAATTACTTCTTCACTGTTCACTTCAAGGAGAGCAATGTTGTTCACATATTATATCCATAAATCATTAACATATTGGAACAGTTAATTTATACCAGATAAAACTtttgagtttatatttttatctgagcATTTGGAATGAGTTTATTTTCCAATTAGTATTTACtaaagaaagagaagtaaatgttttcttgattttaaaCTCACTTCCTTGTAAAATTACACTAGAAATTATATCTGAACTAGTACCAAGTGCAATAACTCTTGAGTAATATACtgaattttacaaattgtaatgatttatttaaagtaaaataataaactcaggtataaagagataattaaaaaactagtgcagaccagaaaattattttctagcttatattacataaaaagagaccatttttaaattttataataacataataacataaattttatgttattaaaaactattttgatacttgttacatttactattttaaaattttcacttatcTCTTACAGATGAATAAGagacagattattttattttaataaaaaaaaacaaaaaaaacgaggTGATTTTAGTGtattatccaaaaaataaatctattaacagAAATTAACCAGAGAAtgaatgcaaaataaaaactatattaaatgcaattttgtattttatttaagaaaattgcttgaatgtattttttaaaagttaattgtttaaatttttttagttatgtgaaattggaaaaatttttatgatttaactaaaatgtaatatatatcacTTAAATTTTAGATACCCAGGAGCTTCTTTAATCTTGATTCGAGGACACAAGCATTTAAGAAATTGTGCATATATTGGTGATGACTCATCAGAAGAAATAGAAGAAATGTATCCAGATGATGGTAACAATACAGTTCATCAAGATCCTCCAAATAAACcagaaaaaatgactaaaatgtCAGATGGAGTTGTTGTTTACGGTCAAATGAATACAGCTATTCCTGGTttccatcataaaaaaatttcgagTTCAATGAGCAATTCAATCAGCAGAAttcataaaccaaaaaaagttttaaaaacaggaCTTAAACGTGGTAACAAAATACACTTAGCTTTTGCTGAACTtggaaataaattagtaaaatataattttgatttgaataagttgaaatcaaataattattctcAAACAGGgtattcaaataatgaaaatgaaaagtcaACAATTgataaaagttctttaaaattaCCTACTACTGAATCTTCTTCATTACAATCATCTAGAGAAATATATGAAAAGCtcataaaaagaatgaaaatgctTGGTGATAAGGGTAAAAGAGTCTTAGATAAATTAAGACAATTTAATGAGACTACTTCTAATTCTactaatagtgaaataaaaaaaacaactgattcaCCTGAGATTGATTTGAAACCAAAGCATAAACTTAGACACCTcagaaaattattgaaagttagcagaaacgaaaataaaactgaaatcactgatgaaattcaaagaaaaaggaGGGAgatactgttaaataatttgcATAATCCTTTGATACAAGATGAAGAATCTGATACTGCTATGGAAGAAGTAAGTAATTCATCATttaatacctttttattaaaactgaatctactttatttagtaaatttagatCCATAGGgagtataaaataatgtttctaatCTTCCTCCCAAGCAGTATTATATTATCtcacaattattttatgaatgaattgatGCTCAATGAGTTTTTCTTAATGCTGAAAACATGCGTAGGAACATAAAACAGTAGTTTATAGTAATGCTAGGAACTACTTTCCTTTTGGTTttctaaaattacttattttacaaaataagtattattaataaaattatttatttctctgaATCTAGTCTGATTATACCTAGATATAAGGGAGCAGCTGGTACTTATTGGCCTCTTCCAACTTTCTAAAAGAGGAAGTCTTATCACTAAGTTCAATTCTCTTAT comes from Lycorma delicatula isolate Av1 chromosome 3, ASM4794821v1, whole genome shotgun sequence and encodes:
- the LOC142321412 gene encoding uncharacterized protein LOC142321412 isoform X2, whose protein sequence is MERVIIPRTTKRTISFTEASFRANRNHSLHGPLRVLRLCVLSVIFPGILVGVPLYMRYFVYGEQVYPVGMSDMRLVDHRISTTWCQSQTVWSNATFNAYLMDSQPQFEKEYEHLHMTRDLTNLEDDMKEYWGFYLLKGSVITVSTCARYPGASLILIRGHKHLRNCAYIGDDSSEEIEEMYPDDGNNTVHQDPPNKPEKMTKMSDGVVVYGQMNTAIPGFHHKKISSSMSNSISRIHKPKKVLKTGLKRGNKIHLAFAELGNKLVKYNFDLNKLKSNNYSQTGYSNNENEKSTIDKSSLKLPTTESSSLQSSREIYEKLIKRMKMLGDKGKRVLDKLRQFNETTSNSTNSEIKKTTDSPEIDLKPKHKLRHLRKLLKVSRNENKTEITDEIQRKRREILLNNLHNPLIQDEESDTAMEEDIHQPDEIADIRGTVNETTAYDKSNSEFWSSFSSSEERLLNCEGLLVNLPLMPHERCSESLEDEHHSEAFAPNSITYKVTSNGYYFFVFNSENEVKPNFLRIHFRLEKTTYDVSKPLASCKNQTTPCSLPLSFWSQQKVVLQLPVRTNDALWNQEFLAISTCEPRTSVYIACVIAVPLFIILFAFQ